A single region of the Silene latifolia isolate original U9 population chromosome 8, ASM4854445v1, whole genome shotgun sequence genome encodes:
- the LOC141595906 gene encoding pentatricopeptide repeat-containing protein At4g16470 isoform X1, giving the protein MSMFTKSLTCTFSLLNFPKFIPRFSYPSPSLLSRLRPTMFTPLRSSSSSSSPTQQQQQHQHQHQHQHHHQQLSCSPPPCGQVHVIVGPMFAGKTTTLLRRIQSERHLGSFQAAQFSKCPLLLDKTLKDLCYSGRLREAIQLLWHTGVAVDWSTYALLLQECIHRGAYQWGKSIHAHTVVVGFATNEYLNIKLLILYAKLGELRTAHILFDRLAEKSLISWNAIIAGYVQKGMEDVGLTLYYSMRQCGLTPDQFTFASVFRACASLAQLEQGKRVHAVMFKCRIGQNVVVNSALMDMYFKCSCPFDGHKVFDKSEVKNVITWTSLISGYGHNGKIAKVFELFHEMIKEGLRPNYVTFLAVLSACSHGGLVDEGWKYFSSMRKDYGIQPHEKHYAAMVDLLGRAGRLGDAYNFINSSPCKENPVVWGSLLGACRTHGNVELLKLSAKKFFDLETENAGKYVVLSNSYASYGLWENVAEVWGLMRDFGVKKDPGYSKIEVQNEVHVFFKGDNTHVEAENTYQMLNELTCVIKDRGYNPELITE; this is encoded by the exons ATGTCTATGTTTACTAAATCCTTAACTTGTACTTTCTCTCTCCTCAATTTCCCCAAATTTATTCCTCGTTTCTCCTATCCTTCTCCTTCTCTTCTGTCTCGCCTTCGTCCCACAATGTTCACTCCCCTTcgctcctcttcctcctcttcttctcccactcagcagcagcagcagcatcaacaTCAACATCAGCATCAGCATCACCATCAGCAGCTTTCGTGTTCGCCGCCGCCTTGTGGTCAAGTCCATGTCATTGTTGGTCCCATGTTCGCCGGCAAgaccaccaccctcctccgccgCATCCAATCCGAGCGCCACCTTGGCAG TTTTCAGGCTGCGCAATTCAGTAAATGCCCCCTACTGTTGGATAAAACCTTGAAAGATCTTTGTTATTCGGGAAGGTTGAGAGAGGCAATTCAGTTACTGTGGCATACAGGAGTGGCTGTGGACTGGAGTACTTATGCACTTCTCCTGCAAGAATGCATTCATAGAGGAGCGTATCAGTGGGGCAAAAGTATTCATGCTCATACGGTGGTGGTTGGATTTGCTACCAATGAATATCTAAACATCAAACTATTGATTTTATATGCAAAGCTGGGGGAGTTAAGAACTGCACACATCCTCTTTGATAGGTTGGCGGAGAAGAGTTTAATTTCATGGAACGCCATCATTGCAGGGTATGTGCAGAAAGGTATGGAAGATGTGGGATTGACACTCTATTATTCCATGAGACAGTGTGGTCTAACTCCAGATCAGTTCACCTTTGCATCTGTCTTTAGAGCATGTGCTTCATTAGCACAGCTGGAACAAGGGAAACGAGTCCATGCAGTCATGTTTAAGTGTAGAATAGGGCAAAATGTAGTGGTTAATAGTGCTCTAATGGATATGTACTTTAAATGTAGCTGTCCGTTTGATGGGCACAAGGTTTTTGATAAATCTGAAGTGAAGAATGTTATCACCTGGACCAGCCTTATATCCGGGTACGGACACAATGGAAAGATTGCCAAGGTCTTTGAGCTCTTTCATGAAATGATCAAAGAAGGTTTGAGACCCAATTATGTCACCTTTCTTGCAGTACTTTCTGCTTGTAGCCACGGAGGTCTTGTAGATGAAGGTTGGAAGTATTTCTCATCGATGAGGAAGGATTATGGCATCcaaccacatgaaaaacattatgcAGCTATGGTTGATCTTTTGGGACGTGCAGGAAGGTTAGGGGATGCTTACAATTTTATTAATAGTTCACCGTGTAAGGAAAATCCTGTTGTCTGGGGTTCCTTGCTCGGGGCTTGTAGAACTCATGGCAATGTTGAGTTATTGAAGCTATCAGCTAAGAAATTCTTTGATCTGGAGACAGAAAATGCTGGAAAGTATGTTGTTTTGTCCAATAGTTATGCTTCTTATGGGCTATGGGAAAACGTAGCTGAGGTATGGGGATTGATGAGAGACTTTGGGGTGAAAAAGGACCCTGGTTATAGTAAGATTGAGGTTCAAAATGAGGTTCATGTCTTCTTCAAGGGAGATAACACACATGTAGAAGCTGAAAATACATATCAAATGCTAAATGAGTTGACATGTGTGATCAAGGACAGAGGATATAATCCCGAGTTAATCACAGAGTAG